CAATCCGCCTGCTACACCTTCAGCACCGCCACAACAGTCAGCACCATCCAACAACCAGCCAAATCCTCAGAAAAGTAACGCTCCTCAACAACCTACGCAACAGGCTCAATCAACAGCAGAAGAAGAGAAGGCAATGGACGAACAAATAAAAAAGTTTGTTGATCAACCAACACAGCAACCAGCTCAACCGAAAGAACCTACTGCCGCTGACCCTCAGCAGCCAGCACAGAAACCACCCGATCAAACTCCTCAGCCACAAACCGCAAAGTCCACAACTAACATTGCGGTTAAACAGGCACCATCGACGGATGCAACAAATGATGCAACCAGCCAAGCAGATAAGCTTGCCGACGTAGTCAACGAGACGCTAAACAAAGGCGGATCCGATAACACAAAAACTGATAATGATTCTTCCTCAACGACTGGCGAAAAACCAGCTAAAAAGGTTATCAGTCCCTTAAACGATACTGCCGATACCAAACCTGATCTAAATAGTCTACTAAAAAAAGAGGAAGAAAAAGAAGCGGCAGCAGCGGCAGGCAGCAACGCTATTAATCAACAAGCTGATACCAAACAATCAGCCCAACCGTCCTCCACTAATAGCCAACAATCGACACAACAACCTCCAGCCAATCCACAAACAGCCCCACCAACAAACAATACGCAGGCTACAGCACCCGAACAAAATCAAACCTCACCCGCAACACCGCAAAACCCCTCGCAACCAGCGCAACCCAACCCCAATCAGAATCCAGAAGATCAGCAACATCGCGATATAGCGCTTTAGAGTACGGAGTACATAGTACTGAGTACTTAGTGTAGAAACAGGCTGCATATACTTAGTGCTGGGTACTGTGTACTAACTACTCTTTGCTGTGTACTCTAGTGGTGTGAGGATAAATAAATATATTGCTAGTGCTACTGGTATGAGCCGCCGCGCAGCCGACAGAAAAGTTGCAGAAAGGCGGGTGATGGTAAACGGTGCACCGCCATCGTCAGGCTACAGCGTGCAAAAAGATGATACCGTAACCCTAGACGGCAAAATTATATCGCCTGGCTCAACCACTACTATAATCATGCTCAACAAACCGGTCGGTTATGTCTGCTCACGGGACGGGCAGGGCAACAAAACTATCTACCAACTGCTGCCAGAATCGCTCCACCACCTAAAGCCTGTTGGCAGGCTAGACAAACACTCATCCGGGCTGCTGCTTATGACCGACGACGGGCAGCTAGCTTACAAGTTAACCCATCCCAAATTCCAAAAGCTGAAAAAGTATAAAATTGCGCTTAATAAAGATTTAACAGAGAAAGATTTTGATAAAATCACCAAACAGGGCGTCATGTTAGACGATGGTCTTAGTAAATTTGCTCTTGACCCAATCAATAATCAGAACAAAGAGTGGAAAGTAGAGATGCGCGAAGGTCGCAACCGGCAGATCCGTCGCACATTCGAATCCTTGGGTTATAACGTCGTCAAACTCCACCGCACCCATTTTGGCGAATACACACTTGGATCTCTGCAAAGCGGAAAAATACAAACTCTCTAGCAACAAAACTTAACTTAAATCCTAAGTCTTGGCTTCATTGAGTAGTGACATGCCAACGTATACACCTAGCGCAAAGGAAGCCGCTCTGTCTGGCTCCTCCAACAAGGGTCGCGAGAGAGCCTCCGCAAACAATTCACCCATAATATCGGGTAGTTGGTCGCTCCACATAAATGGGGATTCACCAGATACTATATATGATTTTAAGGAATCAAAATTCGATGGTCGAGCGTGAAAAATTTCAGTTATAGTATCTTTGTCAAGTTTTTGGTCAGCACCTGGAGAGTGGGTGCTTGAAGAGGCCGCCATAGAATAAAACCACAAAAAGCCGAGCCTTTCGCAGAACATGCCATTAATTGTGTCCTGTGGATCTGCTGGAGTATCGTGCTTATAAACCCTGGCACCAGCCCTGGACTTATTGTCGTATACCAATAGAGCCTTCTTCAAGAACGAGTAAAGATCATCCTCAGATACATCTTTCATTTCTTCATCAATTAGTTCGATGAATTTAACAGGATAATCCAGGGCGAATTCGGTCTGTACGGCCATAGCTTGTCTGATTTCCTCGGTCGAAGCTCGACCTTCTACGTTACCGGGAAATAAATTGCCACCTTCTGGGTTTGTCATGACAATATTTTACCATCATTTATATCAGTTTACAATAATCGCTACCTCTGTTATACTGTTGTAAATGAGTAGTAAAAAATTACCGATTGTGGCAATTGTTGGCCGTGCGAACGTTGGCAAGTCCAGCTTATTTAACGCTATACTTTCGCGCCGTGAAGCAATCGTAGCAAGAGAAGCCGGAACAACCCGCGACGCTGTTTGGGCAAAAGCCACTGTATTGGGCCAAGCGAAGTCTTCGGCGCATTTGGATGGAGCGCACGGAAGCGACGAGCAGCGGACTGAGCCGTATAAATCATACGGTGAGGGAGCAGTGGAGCCGGTGACACAGCGATCCGCCAAAAAGGGTGGTGGAGTTTCTGGCTCCGCCAGAAAGCAGACCACCCTGGTGCGCCAAGACTTCTGGTTAGCCGATACTGCTGGGATTAAAGACCCCGAGGATGACTTTGAGTTCACTATCCAAGAACAAATAACTCAAGCCGCCGAGAGTGCCGATGTTATCTGGGTTGTCGTAGAAGCGGATGTGGCAATAAACGAAGAAGATCGTAGAGTCGCCAAGATGGCGCTTAAGTCAAAAAAGCCGGTCTTTTTGGTTGTAAATAAAATAGACAAAGCCAAAAAGGCCAGTTCCAAAGATTATCAGCGTCTGGGCATAAAGCAGATTTTTCTTACTAGCACCACGCAAAACAGAGGTATTGGAGACCTTCTTGATGAGCTTATCCAAGAGATCCCAAACATATCTCTGCCCGAGCCAGACGAACGACTCCGGATTGCATTGTTGGGCCGACCAAACGTTGGTAAATCACGACTGTTTAACACACTGGCTAAGAAACAGCAGGCAATCGTAGCCGATAGAGCCGGTACAACCCGCGACATTAACCGCGCTATCGTGCGTTATCAGGGCAAAGAGATTGAACTTATGGACACTGCCGGCATACGACGTAACGGCAAGATAGAGAAGGGCATCGAACGCTTTAGCGTAATCCGATCTTTAAGCGCCATAGAACAAGCCGACATCTGCTTGTTGCTGCTTGATGCAAACGAACTACACGTTACGCTTGACCAGAAAATAGCTGGCATGGTTAAGGAATCCGGGAAAGGCCTGATACTAGTCGTTAGTAAATGGGACAGCCTTGATAAAGACGCCTATACTCGCGACAGTGTGGCACCACGTATTGTTCACGATTTTGACTTTACGCCTTGGGCACCATTAGTTTTCACTAGCGCCGTAACTGGTCAAAATGTCACCAAATTGTTCGATATGGCTCTACATATCGAAAAACAACGCCAGATTATTATCAAGACAACCGAACTAAACCGCTGGCTCGGTGATATCACCAACAGCCACCCTCCGGCTGGCCTAAAGAACCGGCAACCTAAACTTAATTACATCGTCCAAGAAGCCGATAACCCGACCAATTTTAAGGTGTTTGGGGCGCACACAAAGTTCCTGCACTGGAGCTATAAGCGATTTATGGATAAAAGTTTGCGCGAAAAGTATGGCTTTGAAGGTACGCCGGTGAAATTTTGGTTTTTTGAAAAACACGAAACTCACAAACACGGTGCAAGCCCCACAAAAGAGCGCAACAAAGAAAACCGCCGCCGCGAACGCAAGAACAGCTAGTGTTTGATATTTGAAGTTATCATCAGATTCTGCGGGACAAGTAGGCTATTTAAGTTCGCTTTGGATGCTACGCGGGCAGAATAGCGCCGCGCGAACCAAGCTATACTTGATACTTTCTACTTTCTACTTGATACTTACCTTATGGCATTATTCCAAAAGAACCCATTCAGCACAGACAGCACCAAACCCCTCTACACCCTAAGCAACAACAAAACCATCTTAATTGTCGGGCTTGGCAATATGGGCACCAGATACCATAAGACTCGTCATAACCTTGGTTTCACCTGTGTTGATGCCTTCGCAAAGCAACACGAATTTCCGGATTGGGCAGAAAAAGGCGATCTAAAAGCTTATGTTACAGCTAAAACGCTCGGTGATACTAAAGTGCTATTGGCTAAGCCAACAACTATGATGAACCTCAGCGGCGAAGCGGTGCAGGCAATTGCTCATTTTTATAAAGTTGAACCTAGCTCAATCGTGGTCGTGCACGATGAAGCAGCAATTCCGTTTGGGCAGATACGTACACGTATGGGCGGTAGCAGCGCTGGCCATAATGGAATAAAGTCAATTACCAAACACATTGGAGAAGATTTTGGCCGCGTGCGCATAGGCGTCGAACCTGCCGAACCAACCAGGCTGGACATGTCAGACTATGTGCTGGCTCGTATGTCTGAAGATGAAGAATCACAACTGCCGGCACTACTACGCGAGACAAGTACCTTGTTGACGGAATACGTTTTTGCCGGCGAACTAGGCCACGAAACCCGCAGTTTCTTGGTTTAACTTATAACCGCTTTACTCACAATCAGATCGTTTTATTCATTCCTACGCATCCAGCTCATCCTCCACGCCCAGCTGCCTTAACATACTGCGAGCGGCCGTAATAATCTCTTCGCTGTCTTCCTTAAAGCTTTTGCCGTAATCATCGCTCGAGAATTGCCGGGATTCAAGCTCCTTTTTGGCCTCTCTGATCTTAGAGATCAGTCCTTCAACATCATCAATCGGCCAATCTTTTCGGCCACTCATAACATCCGTTTCGCGTTCGGTGTCGCCGTAATAGTACTTATCCCCGCACTCTTCCAGAATTAAGTTATACCACACAACCGGCCAAAACTAAGGTACGTCGATAAGTCTTATAGGCTTGATTCGAGCTCAAGCGTTTCTTTTATGCTAGTCATGCCCAGACCCACAGTAACTTGAATAAGATCTTCCTCGAGCTGACTTATTATCTCCAGCTGGGCACTTTCCGAGCTTTTGAGGTTCAGTGCACCTTCCTCCCCATCATTCCACGCAAACTGCCTTTGGCTCAAAAGACCCTCAAGCTGAGCCCGCTTTTCAAATGCAGCCGGCAGCAATAAGTCAAACGCTGCGTCTGCGCCATATTCTGGATCTTTGGGGTCAAGCTCCAGTGCTCTTATGTCATCCTTATCCAGCCTAATAATGTTGTCAACAAATTCCATATATAAACCTATAAATTATTATACTGTTATCTAAAAGAGCCTCAAGAGGGTGAAGATTGCCAGTGGCAATCTGCAAGGCCCATCCTTCCAGCGGAAAGACAGGTGGGGTCGCCAGAGGTGGTTGGGCACCCTAACTGAAATGAGCCTCAAGAGGGTGAAGATTGCCAGTGGCAATCTGCAAGGCCGGAAGCCCGGATGGCATATGCCACCGAGCTGAGGTGGGGCCGACCGCATTTTCAAAGAAAATGACGGGTGGGGCTGGGCGCCTCAAATAAAAACAGGCTTCCAGAGGGGGTGGGCACCACTGGAAGCCTGATTCCACCCTTCAAGCCCACCAGCGAAGCATCTAGCAACAACGTAAGACGTGCCGTGCCTCCCTCACCACTTTTTAAAGAAATAATTTTTTGGCCTATTTCACTAAAAAGTGGTGAGGGAATCTTTTGGACTCGCTTTGAAGTACAGATTATCACTCATGATAACCTGTGGGGTCTTAAAGGGGTTAGTTTGTTTTAGAACGCTTTTTGCCGATAGAGCAAAGTGGAGGGTAACAACTTTGATACAGAATCCGAAGACTCCGCTATGGCGCGCTCTAAAACAATCTAACAACATAGTTCTAACTTTTGCTGTTAGAATTGGGGGTATAAGGTACGTAAAATCCTATTTAGGACTTACGAATTGCTATTCTAGCAAGAATGTTGCCTTATGTCAATACTAAAAAACATTATTTTATGAAAATCAAGAAGCTTACGCTAAAATCTACCGAATTTCCAGAGTGTCTAAAGAACATACCCAGTCCGCCAAAGCAAATTTTTGTCCGCGGCAACCCATCTGTACTTCTTCAGAATAACCCTGTCTTAACAGTTGTCGGTACGCGTAAGGTAAGCCCTTACGGGCGTGAGGTAACTGATAAGTTCGTCCGAGAAGTCGCCTCAAAAGGCGTGACCATTGTGAGCGGCCTAGCGCTAGGGGTGGATATTTTGGCTCATAGAGCTGCTTTATCCGTCGGAGGTAGTACTATTGCAGTATTACCCTGCAGCCTGGATTCAATATATCCAAGCTCTCACTACCATGATGCTATGAAAATAGTAGAGCAGGGCGGAGCGCTTATAAGTGAGTACCCTGAAGGCACCGAGCCCTTTAAGACAAACTTTATTGAACGAAACCGACTGGTTTCTGGACTAGGTGATGGGGTGCTCATTACAGAGGCTGCTGAAAAGTCCGGAACTCTGCACACTGCCAACTTTGCACTAGAGCAGGGCAAAACTGTCATGGCAATTCCAGGCAATATTACCAGCCCGCTCAGCAAGGGCACCAACAACCTCATTAAATCTGGCGCACTACCAATTACCGATAGCTCAGATATACTATTTGCTCTGGGAGTTAAAGAAAACAAAGCCAACGAGCAAGTAGAGTTATTCGGTGGCGACCAAGGCGAAACAAATATATTAAACCTCATTGCTTCCGGCATAACTGATGCTTCCGAACTGCAGCGCCAAAGTGATTTAAACCCAGGGGAGTTCAACCAAACGATAACCATGCTAGAGATAAACGGCCGCATACGTTCCCTAGGCGCCGGCCACTGGACTCTTAGCTAGAGACTTGAGTATAGAGGGTAGAGTTCAAGAGCTTTGAAAGTAAAACCCTAAGCAATACAGATGTAAATACATATGTATTTTTGAATTTACATCTGTTATTCCCATGACACCTTTTTGTGAATCTTCTTTCCTAAAGATACAAATATAATAAGCCAGTACACCATCCTCCCCACTTTTGTCATCAAAAGTGGGCAAAACTGCTGGGCTGCGTTTTTGCCTTGATGTATCTGTTGATACAGAACAGGCTCGCTGGTTTGTCTCTTTTGCGGCGCAGCAGGCTTTGCCTGGTGACAGGCAAAAAGGGAATGCTGTCGGAACTCCCCCTCACCATCTCTTTCGAGAGTGGTGAGGGGTCAAACAGTCCTCGCACCCGAGGGCGCCTCATTCTCACAACATCGCTTCAGGGTAAGCCGGAGCCAGACCCCGGAATGGCCCGGGCCATTCCGGATA
This portion of the Candidatus Saccharibacteria bacterium genome encodes:
- a CDS encoding pseudouridine synthase, giving the protein MRINKYIASATGMSRRAADRKVAERRVMVNGAPPSSGYSVQKDDTVTLDGKIISPGSTTTIIMLNKPVGYVCSRDGQGNKTIYQLLPESLHHLKPVGRLDKHSSGLLLMTDDGQLAYKLTHPKFQKLKKYKIALNKDLTEKDFDKITKQGVMLDDGLSKFALDPINNQNKEWKVEMREGRNRQIRRTFESLGYNVVKLHRTHFGEYTLGSLQSGKIQTL
- the der gene encoding ribosome biogenesis GTPase Der, with translation MSSKKLPIVAIVGRANVGKSSLFNAILSRREAIVAREAGTTRDAVWAKATVLGQAKSSAHLDGAHGSDEQRTEPYKSYGEGAVEPVTQRSAKKGGGVSGSARKQTTLVRQDFWLADTAGIKDPEDDFEFTIQEQITQAAESADVIWVVVEADVAINEEDRRVAKMALKSKKPVFLVVNKIDKAKKASSKDYQRLGIKQIFLTSTTQNRGIGDLLDELIQEIPNISLPEPDERLRIALLGRPNVGKSRLFNTLAKKQQAIVADRAGTTRDINRAIVRYQGKEIELMDTAGIRRNGKIEKGIERFSVIRSLSAIEQADICLLLLDANELHVTLDQKIAGMVKESGKGLILVVSKWDSLDKDAYTRDSVAPRIVHDFDFTPWAPLVFTSAVTGQNVTKLFDMALHIEKQRQIIIKTTELNRWLGDITNSHPPAGLKNRQPKLNYIVQEADNPTNFKVFGAHTKFLHWSYKRFMDKSLREKYGFEGTPVKFWFFEKHETHKHGASPTKERNKENRRRERKNS
- the pth gene encoding aminoacyl-tRNA hydrolase yields the protein MALFQKNPFSTDSTKPLYTLSNNKTILIVGLGNMGTRYHKTRHNLGFTCVDAFAKQHEFPDWAEKGDLKAYVTAKTLGDTKVLLAKPTTMMNLSGEAVQAIAHFYKVEPSSIVVVHDEAAIPFGQIRTRMGGSSAGHNGIKSITKHIGEDFGRVRIGVEPAEPTRLDMSDYVLARMSEDEESQLPALLRETSTLLTEYVFAGELGHETRSFLV
- the dprA gene encoding DNA-processing protein DprA, translating into MKIKKLTLKSTEFPECLKNIPSPPKQIFVRGNPSVLLQNNPVLTVVGTRKVSPYGREVTDKFVREVASKGVTIVSGLALGVDILAHRAALSVGGSTIAVLPCSLDSIYPSSHYHDAMKIVEQGGALISEYPEGTEPFKTNFIERNRLVSGLGDGVLITEAAEKSGTLHTANFALEQGKTVMAIPGNITSPLSKGTNNLIKSGALPITDSSDILFALGVKENKANEQVELFGGDQGETNILNLIASGITDASELQRQSDLNPGEFNQTITMLEINGRIRSLGAGHWTLS